Sequence from the Mycobacterium florentinum genome:
TGTCACACCGACACGGCTCGGCGTGTCGCAGATCACAAACCTTGCCCGGGACGCCCATGCGTAGAGGTATAGCACCGGCCACCGACAACCGGTGCGCCGTCCAGTCGGATCACGACGCCCCGCCCGCCGCTAGCAAAGCCGCGAGCACGTGCTGGCGGCTTTAGCTATTCACTTTCTCGAACGCTGCTGGTCACCGGGCGGACGGCTTGTCGGATACCGCCAAAATTCAGCCGACTTCGGCCGCGAGCTTGCCGACCGCATCCCGCACGTTCGCCACCAGTTCCGCATTCTTGGCAGGCGGCTTGCCCTCCAAGGTCGCGAACGGCACCGACAGTTTGATGCCCTCGATGACCCGCGCGCCGGCGATGCCGAATGACTTGCGGGTGTCGTCGTGCGCCCATACTCCGCCGTAGCGGCCGAACGCTCCGCCGATGACCGCCAGCGGCTTGTCCTTCAGGGCACCGTCGCCGAACGGGCGGGACAGCCAGTCGATGGCGTTCTTGACGACCGCCGGGTAGCTGCCGTTGTACTCCGGAGTGACGACCAGGGCCGCATCCGCCTCGGCCGCCGCGGCGCGTAACGCAACGACCGGAGCCGGCGTCGTGGCCTCGGCATTCATCGAGTCGTCGATTTCCTCGTTGTAGAACGGCAGATCGCCCAGCCCCTCGAACACGGTCACCGTGACATCGTCGGGAGCCACGGCAACCGCCAGTTCGGCGATCTGGCGGTTTATCGATGCCGCCCGCAGGCTGCCTACCAACGCCAAGACTTTGATCCGCGCCACTGTTTCGTTCCCTTCGGTTAATGGTCTACATCTTCGCATGACGTAAGCGGACTATAGTCCGATTTATTCCGGTCGCGTTAAAGTGCAGTGGTGAGCGGTGTCGAGAGATTGGGCGAGTTGCCCGTGTCGGCTCCGCGGGAGCTGCCACAGGAGCGAGGTGACGCGGCACGCAACCGGGAGCTGTTGCTGCAGGCGGCTCGCCGCCTGGTCGCCAAGCGCGGCGCGGGCGCGGTCACGATGGACGACGTCGCGGCGGCCGCCGGTGTCGGCAAGGGCACGCTGTTCCGCCGGTTCGGTAGCCGGGCCGGCCTGATGATGGTGCTGCTCGACGAGGACGAACGGGCCAGTCAGCAGGCCTTCCTGTTCGGTCCGCCACCCCTTGGACCGGACGCCCCGCCGATGGACCGGCTGGTGGCATTCGGCCGCGAACGGCTGTGCTTCGTACACGCGCACCACGCGCTGTTGTCGGCGGCCAAAGGCGAACCGCTCACCCGCCACGCGGGGGCCGCGGCGGTGCAGCGCACCCATGTGCGGGTGCTGTTGCAGGCCGCCCACACCAGCGGCGATCTCGATGTGCAAACCGACGCGCTGTTGGCCCTGCTCGACGTGGATTACGTTGAGCATCAACTGAATTACGGCGGCCATACGCTGGAGAGCCTGGGCGATGCCTGGGAAGGCCTGGCGCGCAAGCTGTGCGGGCGGTGACCTGACGGACATGGCCCCGCCGACGTCGAGCTGGGTCCTGCATGTCGATCTCGACCAGTTTCTGGCCTCGGTCGAGCTGCGCCGCCATCCCGAGCTGGTGGGTTTGCCCGTAATCGTCGGCGGCAGTGGTGATCCCACCGAGCCGCGCAAGGTCGTCACCTGCGCGTCGTATCAGGCCCGCGAGTTCGGGGTGCACGCGGGCATGCCGTTGCGCACCGCGGCCCGGCGCTGCCCGGACGCCACCTTCCTGCCGTCGGATCCGGCCGCCTACGACGAGGCCTCCGATCAGGTGATGGGGTTGCTGCGCGATCTGGGACACCCGGTCGAGGTGTGGGGCTGGGACGAGGCCTACGTCTCGGTGACAGCGGCCGATCCCGCCGACGTCGCGGAACAGATTCGCACCGTTGTCCTTTCGGAAACCGGGCTGTCCTGTTCGGTCGGCATCAGCGACAACAAGCAGCGGGCCAAGGTGGCCACCGGGTTCGGGAAACCCGGCGGCGTCTTTACGCTCACCGACGCGAACTGGATGGACGTCATGGCCGATCGTCCGGTCGACGCGCTGTGGGGCGTGGGCCCTAAGACGGCGAAAAAGCTTGCGGCGCTGGATATCACCACGGTGCGAGAGCTGGCCCATAGTGATGCCGAGCTGCTGACCTCCACCTTCGGGCCACGTACCGGCCTGTGGCTGCTGCTGCTTGCCAAGGGCGGCGGCGACACGGAGGTCAGCGCCGAGCCGTGGGTCCCGCGCTCGCGCAGCCACGTCGTCACGTTCCCTCGCGACCTCACCGAGCGATCCGAAATGGATTCGGCCGTAACAGAATTAGCGAGTCGAGCCCTGGAGGAAGTCACGGCGGCCGGGCGCGTCGTCACGCGGGTGGCGGTCACCGTACGCACCGCGACCTTCTACACCCGCACCAAGATTCGCAAGCTGCCGTCGCCGACCACCGATGCCGACGCCATCGTCGCGGCAGCGCTGGGCGTCCTGGATCTGTTCGAACTCGACCGTCCGGTCCGGTTACTCGGGGTGCGACTCGAATTGGCCATGCCGGCCTAGTTGCACCGGAGCGGGGCGCAGCGCCCGGGTGAAGATGACGTTCACCCGGCGCATCGCCACGCTGTAGGGCCACCACGCCAGCCGCTTGAATGCGTAGAGCGCCCGGATGTCCGGCGACGTGTAGATCAGGTATCTGTTCTTCGCCACTCCGGCCAGGATCTTCTCGGCGGCCCGTTCCGGCGACACCGCATGACCGCTGAAGCGATCGACCCACCGGCCGACCCTGGGGTCTTCGCGGTCGACGCCGGCGATCTCGACCGTGTCGACCAGCGGCGTCTTCACGGCCCCGGGCACCACGACCGAGACCCCGATGCGGTGGGCTGCCAGGTCGAAGCGCAACACCTCGGACAGGCCGCGAAGTCCGTACTTGCTGGCGCTGTAGGCGGCATGCCACGGCAGTGCGACCAGCCCGGCCGCCGACGACACATTGACCACATGCCCACCGCGGCGAGCCGCCACCATCGGGGGCACGAACGTCTCGATGACGTGGATCGGCCCCATCAGATTGATCGAGACCATCTTGGTCCACTGCTCGTGGCTGAGCCGGTCGACGGTCCCCCAGGCCGACACTCCCGCGATGTTCATCACGACATCCATGCTCGGATGCGCGGCATGGACGTCGGTGGCGAACGCCGCGACCTCGTCGTAGTCGGCGATATCCAGCACGCGGTGCGCAGGCACTTGCGCGCCCAGCGCGCGGGCGTCGGCCACGGTCTGGGCCAGCCCGTCGGCGTCGCGATCCGTCAGGAACAACTCGGCCCCGTGCGCCGCCAGCCGCAACGCGGTGGCCCGGCCGATGCCGCTGGCCGCGCCGGTGATCAGACTGCGCTTCCCCGCGAAATACCGCGCGGATCCCCTCTGCGCCATGAGGGAGACGATACCGCCGGTAACGCGCTGGGCCGCGTTACCCGCGGCCGCCACCCCACAAGGAGTTCAGCCACAACTGCTCGAGCAGCCGGACGCGCCGGTCGAGGTCGCCGTCGCGGCCGATGAAGATCGGGTCGCCGGTCAGCATCAGGGAGGTGGTCCCGATCAGGGTGCGCACCAGCGTCGGGATGTCGTCGCTGATCGGATTCGCGGTCCCGGCCGCCATCTCCGCTTCGACGATCGCGACGATATCGCGCAGCACCACCTCCAACTGCTGCTCGAGCATTTTTTGGATTTCGACGTCGGTGTAGCGGGCGGCGTTGCAAGCCGTCATCACCGGGTCGTTGTGCGCGTAGACCGCGGCGGCGCTGCCGACCATCCGCTTGGCGAACTGCTCCGGCGACTCGTCGGGCTGACGGGGAGCGAAAAACTGCGTGAGTTCTTCAAGCTCCTGGGTGGCCTCCGCGACGATCTGCGCGAGCACCGCGTACTTGGAGTCGAAATAGAAGTAGAAGCCGGACCTGCCCACCCCGGCGCGAAGACTGATGGTGCTGACCGACAGCTCCGCGAAGGGCCGCTCCTGCAGCAATTCACGCACCGCAGCCATGATTGCCTGCCGGTGCTTGTCGCCGCGTCGCCGCGTCGCCGGCTCGCCCGGCTCCGCGTGGCTGCTCATCCCCTGACCTTGCACCACGCCACTCCAAAAGCAAACTTGACAGCCGTCAACTTTTTCCCGAAGGATAGTGGCAAGTGACGGATGTCACCAGCCCCGGGTCCGCAAAAGGAGCGTCCATGCCTGCCACCATCAGCACCCCGCACTACCTGCTCGACCAGGCAAAGCGCCGGTTCACACCGTCGATCAACAACTTCCCGGGCATGGGCATCGTCGAACGCAGGTTGCTGAACCATAAATTCCCGGAGCGCAAGCTCGCCGACCCGCCGCCGGGCAGCGACCTCAAAGCGGCCGTGGGCGATGCGGGACTGCCGGTCATCGGGCACATCATCGAGATGCTGCGCGGCGGACCCGACTATCTGAAGTTCCTCTACGAGACCAAGGGTCCGGTGGTCTTCGGGGACTCACCGGTGCTGCCGGGCATCGCCGCCCTGGGCCCGGACGCCGCGCAGGTCGTCTACTCCAACCGCAACAAGGATTTCTCCCAGCAGGGCTGGGTCCCGGTGATCGGGCCGTTCTTCAACCGCGGCCTGATGCTGCTCGACTTCGAAGAGCACATGTTCCACCGGCGGATCATGCAGGAAGCCTTCGTCCGTTCCCGGCTGGTCAGCTATGTCGAACAGATGGACCAGGTGGTCTCGAAGACGATCTCCAACGACTGGGTGGCCAACGACGCGCGCTTCCTGCTCTACCCGGCGATGAAGGAATTGACGCTCGACATCGCCTCGATGGTGTTCATGGGCCACGAGCCGGGCACCGACCACGACCTGGTGACCAAGGTCAACAACGCGTTCGCCATCACCACCCGCGCGGGCAACGCGATCATCCGCACCCCGGTGCCGCCGTTCACCTGGTGGCGGGGCCTCAAGGCGCGCGAGCTGCTGGAGAACTATTTCCGCGAGCGGGTCGCCGAACAACGCGCCAACCCGGGCACCGACCTGCTGTCGGTGTTGTGCCTGACCGAAGACGAGGACGGCAACAAGTTCTCCGACGAAGACATCGTCAACCACATGATCTTCCTGATGATGGCCGCACACGACACGTCGACGTCGACGGTGACGACGATGGCCTACAACCTGGCCAACCACCCGGAGTGGCAGCAGCGTTGCCGCGAGGAATCCGACCGGCTCGGCGACGGTCCCCTCGACATCGACTCGCTGGAGAAGCTGGAGTCGCTCGACCTGGTGATGAACGAGTCGATCCGGCTGGTGACACCCGTGCAGTGGGCGATGCGGCAGACGGTGCGCGACACCGACCTGCTGGGCTACTACATCCCCAAGGGCACCAACGTCATCGCGTACCCGGGTATGAATCACCGCTTGCCCGAATTGTGGAAGGACCCACTGAAATTCGACCCGGAACGGTTCACCGAGCCGCGCAACGAGCACAAGCGGCACCGCTACGCGTTCACGCCGTTCGGCGGGGGCGCCCACAAGTGCATCGGAATGACGTTCGGGCAGTTGGAGATCAAGACGATCCTGCACCGGCTGCTGCGCAAGTATCGGCTCGAGCCGCCCCGCCCCGGCTACAAGTGCGAGTGGGATTACGGCGGCATGCCGGTGCCGAAGGACGGCATGCCAATTCTGTTGCGCCCGCTCTGAACTCGGAAATCAGGCCATCAGTCGGTTCGCGCACGCGATCAGCGCGCGTAACGCCGACTGCGTCGGATCCTCGGACAGGCCCACTGCCCATTCGGCACGGATGCCGTCGCTGCCGCGGATAAACGTGGCGGTATACCCGTCCGAAGCCATCTGATGAAACTTCAATGTCTCGATCGCGATCCCGCGCTCGTGCAGCATCGCGGTGAGCGCGGCGATCGGCCCGCTGGCAGCGGCGGTCGACGTGCGGATGCAATCGCCGACGGTGATCATCGCCCGGAAATTGCGGGCCTGCGGACCGAGCCGCCCGGTGGGCCGATCGGTGTCGGCGCACACCCAGTGCCCCAGTCGCAGCGGGCCGGCGGTGTGGCCGTAGGCCGTCACGAAGTTTTCCCACGTCATCGCGCCGGCCTGTTCCCGCAGGCCGAGCGGTAGGGGGACCCCGAAGTTATCGCCGAACCACGCGTTGGCGTCGCGCCGGCAGGCGGGAACCCTGGTGGGATTGCGCTCCGAACGGGAGAACGGCCTAGAAAAGGGCTCGGAAGAGGGCTTTGTGCGGGGCTGGGTAAGAGGCACGGTGTCGGTCTTCTCTGGTCGAAAGGAGCGACCGACGGTAGTAGCTTCCGACCCACAGCGGGGGGTCGGTCTGGATCAGACCCCGCTGCGGGTGCTGGCTACTACGGCACTCTTCAGAAGACGCACGAACGCGACAGTAGACGCCGTTCGCGCGCTGGTGCAACTTCATTTCGGGCAGCGTGTCCCGCATTACACGCATAAAGCAGGTTTACACGTGTCGAATAGTGGCTATCCCGTCGTCGCCTCATCCCATTCCCCCGACGAAAGGCGCGACGATGAAGTCGAGGGCAGCCGAGAAGGCGCTTGACGCGGCGGCAATGGCGAGGGGGCTGATCGAGGTGTTGCTGGTACCGACGAGATTGTCCTCCGCGTGGGAACAGGTAGCGGCCGCACAAAACTGATCGATCAAACAGGTTTACCCGTGTCGAACAGCGGCTATCCCCTCGTCGCCTCAGCCGCAAGCGGCTTGCATCCCCTCAGATGAAAGGCAAACGACAATGAAGTCGATGACCGCCAAAAAGACCCTCAAGGTTGCCGCGGCGGCGGCCGGTCTGGTCGCAGTGATGCTGGTACCGACGGGATGTTCAACGGCGGTGGGCGGCACGGGTGGCAGCGGCGGGCTGACCATCAACCTCCCCAGCCTTTAGCGCGACGAACACCGGCGATCCGGCGCCAACCATCGCGTTGCCGCCGGGAGGTTTCTACCGCGTGAACAGCACTCTTTCCTGTCCGCGGCGCCCGCGACCTGCGGGATTTCCCCGATTACGTTGTGCCAGTACAGGTATGACAAAACAAATCGTGAGAAACGTCACGAAATCTGGTTTACACATGTGCAACAGGGGGCATGCGGAGATGTCCGTAACCGTAACGGCTATTTGTCCCCTCTCGGAAAGGCAAGACGATGAAGTCGCAATCCACCAAGAAAACCCTCAAAGCCGGCGCAGCCGCCCTCGGGCTGGCCGCAATGCTGATACTGCCGACTGGATGCTCGACCGCAGCGGGCGGCGCGGGCGGCGGCGGCGTTCTTGGCGGTAGCAGCGGCGGTACCTGCATATTGATCGTCTGCCTGTAACCGTTCGGGCAGGCGGCCCGCCGGGAACATAGGTTCCCGGCGGGCCGCCTTCCTTTTCAGCGTCAGCCGATTTTCCCGGCCGCAGAATTCAGCCGCAGGTAGGCCTGAATCGTCGTTCCGGTGCTGGCGGTGTGGGTGCGGACCAGATCCGAGATCGCGTTGACCAGAAACAACCCGCGGCTGGCCGGGCCGGTCGGGCCCGGGTCCAGGCGTCCCACCAGCGGGTCGTCGAGGCGCCCGTTGTCGCGCGCCTCGCACACCAGGTGATGGTCGTCGCGCCAAAAGGCCAGCCGGCACGCACCATCGGTGTACATCAGGCTGTTGGTGGCCAACTCGGTGGCGACCAGCTGCAGATCTTCGATGCCGTCCTGGGACAGCCCGACCCAGCCGGCATAGTTCACCGCGAACGACCGCGCCGGGCGCAGGTCCGCGGATTTGCGGACCATGTAGGTCACCGCGCCGGGATTAGCGGTTAAGGGCTGATTGCACCGCGCCAGCACGTCATCCGGCGCGTAATCGGCGCTGTGTTGCAGCGAACCGCATTTCCACAGCAGCGGATGAGTCGCGCGGGCGCCTGCCAGCACATCGTCGTCCAGCCGTTCCGCGTCGTAGAGACACAGCGCGCTGAGCTGCCGATCTTCAAACGCGCTGTTCACCAGCGCCTCGTGCTGCATGCAGGCCAGGAACTCGTCCGCACTGCGCTCGGGCCAGCAGACCTGGCTCACAATCCGCCCACGCCGGTCCGCGTTCTCCTCGACAAAGGAGCCCTCGAGCGCCAGAAACCGGCTCGGGTTGCGCGCCACCTCGGCGATGTCCACCAGCTGCAGCCCGGCCGTCGAGCGGTCGCCACCCAGCGCGGCGCGCAGCAAGCCCAAATAGTCACGCGGTACCGCCACGAGGACCGGCTCGTCCATCGCCAAGCCTTCGAGGACGAAGGGCACCACGACGTCCAGGTACTCCCGTTGCGAGTGATAGAGGAGCGCGGAATGAACGAAGGCTTGCCGCCCGTTCTCCGTGCTCCTCACCATTTCGGCGCTCCCGCTTTCCGTTACCAATGCCAACCCCCTGCTGGACCGGCTCCCCTTCGTATCCCCGCGCCCCATTGCCTTTCCCAATACCCCGCGCGTGCATTCCTTATGCAGAAAAGTCGTCACGAAACCGCCTCGGCTAGGCGGGATGTTCGTCACAGCCACCAAGAGGCGGCGGCGTCGAGATGACGGCGAATGCGGTAGCGCGCCAAGCTGTCGTCGCCCGCGGTGATCGCCTCGAGTATCCGCGAGTGCGCGTGCTCGACGGCGTCGACGTCGCTGCGGGCGGGCGGCTCCTGGCCGGTGCTGGTCCAGTGCCGGCGGAACAACTCCACGATGATCCGCAAAAACAGGTCCAACAGCGCGTTGCCGGCCAGTTGCGCCAGTCCGTGGTGGAACCGCAATTCCTCGGATGTCGCCTGACGGGCATCGTCGGCGGCGTGCGCAGTGCCGTCGAGCGCGGACCGGTGGGTATACAGGAAGGCCGCCACCTCGGGTTCGGCACGCCGTTTGACGACCTTGGCGACGTTGTCGATCTCGATGGCGTCGCGGACACAACGCAGGTCTTCGCGGCTCGGCTTTCGGTACTGCAGGTATAGCGCGATGGTGTCGATGCTGGCTTGGGCATGGGGCTTGGCGACGACCAGCCCGCCGCCGGGTCCGCGGCGCATCTGCGCGACCGAGTGATATTCGAGCAGTCGCACCGCTTCCCGTAACACCGCACGGCTCACCCGGTAGCGCTGAAGCAACGCCGTCTCGGTGCCGAAGACCGAACCGATCTGCCAGTCGCCGGAGCCGATCTCGTCGCCGATCGTGGCCGCAAGCACCTCGGCCAACTTGCCGCGTGGGACTTCCCCGTCGGCCTGCTCACGCCGGTGACCGGGTCGCGCGGCCCGGCCCGCACCTGGGTGATGCTCTTGCAGCCAGGCATTCACGGCTTCGACGTGCCGTTCGGACAGCGTCTTGGCCCGGGCCGAATCGCCGGCGGTCACGGCGGCCACGATTTCGCAGTGGTCGTGGTGCATGTAGTCGAGCGCCTCGATGGCCTCGCTTGCCGAGTCGGTGCGCGATCGCAGGGCGTAGCGGGTGGTGAGCCTCATCAACACGTCGATAAATAGTTGGAGCACCGGGTTCTTCGACTGCTCCGCCAGCGCGATGTGAAACTCGTCGCGCGGCGCCGGCAGACCCGGCCGCCAGTGTTCCTCCTCGCGCAGCACCGCACGCAACCGCTCGATGCCGGCTTCGTCGATCCGCTCGGCCGCAAGCGAGGCCGCCAACGGTTCGAGCACCAGCCGCGCGTTGAGCAGATCGGCCAGGGTGGTGCCCAGGTATTCGAGATAGATGACCACGGCGCGAGTTGCGGGTCCGGCGTCGGGCTCACTGATCAGCAGACCGCCGCCTGGTCCGCGGCGCATCCGGGCCACCCGATGGTGCTCGACGAGGCGGACGGCCTCGCGCAGCACCGACCGACTCACGCCATAGCGCTGTTGCAGGGCTTGTTCGGAACCCAGCGATTCGCCGACCGGCCAGCCGCGGCGAACGATGTCCGCCTCGATTTGGCGGGCAATCGTCGAGGCCAGCTTCTTTGTCCCGCCCGCGGGCGGGATGGGGCTTATCTGATGCTCAATACTGCTCTCCCACAAGCATTCTCAGCAGGTGAGCAGCATGCAACCCGCGACCGGACCCCCGCCCACGGAAACCACGCCTACCTCGGGGCGCTGCGTCACCTGCCGGTCGGCCGCCTCGCCGCGCAACTGCAGGCATCCCTCGTGCAGCGCCCAGTAACCGTGCATGCGCCCGGCCGAGAGTTGACCGCCGTAGGTGTTGAGCGGCAGCTGCCCGTCGCGGGCGATCCGCGCGCCGCCCTCGACGAACGGACCGGCCTCGCCGTCGCCGCAGATTCCCAGGGCCTCCAGCCAGGCAAGGGTGAGATAGGTGAAGCCGTCGTAAAGCTGGGCGACCGCAAGGTCGGCGGGTTTCAGCTCGGTGCGCGACCACATCTGCGCGGCCGCATCCGACATCGCCATCTTCGGGTAGTCGTCGCGGTGGAACCAGCCGCCCGCGCCGTCGGACCCGCCGATCGCCTCCACTCGCACCGGTCGGTGCGGGCAGTCGGGTCCGTATTCCGCGTTGGACACGACCACCGCGATCGAGCCGTCGATGGGCACGTCGCAGTCCAGCAGCCCGAACGGCGTGGACACCAGCCGCGCCCCCAGGTAGTCGGCCATGGTCATCGGCTCGCGGTAGACCGCAAGGGGATTCAGTGCGGCGTTGCGCCGGCCGTTGAGCGCCAACCAACCCAACTGTTCCTTGGTGGTTCCGTACAGGTCCATGTGGCGGCGGCAGTTCAGCGCCAACCAGTTCGCCGCGGAATATGCCTGGGCCGCAACGAGATCGTTGACATCATCCATCGCACCAACGGCGGGTTTCTCGGCACCCTCGGGAGTTTCGAACATGCGCGCCAGCGGCGCTGCGGGCGCGTTTTCCTCCTTCTTGACCGGCACTGTGCCGCCGAGCATTTGGATGGTCCGGTAGATCACGACGTGCCGGGCGCGTTTCTCGGACACCGCGCGGCATGCCGACATCACCGGGCTGAGCAGTCCGCCGGTACCGAAACCGCTGCCGCAGTCGGCCGCTTCGATACCCAGTTCGGCATTGACCTCCTCGGCCGGAGTGTCACCCAATGTCGCGATGCCGTCGATGTCGACGGGCGCCAGGCCGGCGTCGGCGATCGCACCACGCACCGCTTCCATCGTGAGGTCGCGCCCCGGGATGCCGGTCCGTCGGCCGATTCGGGAAATCCCGATACCGGACACGATCGCGTCTTTCTCGAAATACGTCATCCGCACCGCCCGTCAGAGGAGAACCCGTCGAACCAGCACCATACCCACACCGAACCAATAGAGTGTACTGTATTGCCCGTGTCAGCCGAGTCGACGTCACCGCTGCTCATCGAGCATTGCTCCGATTGCGCACGCTGGGTGCATCCCGCAACCGGGGAATGCCGGGAGTGTGGCGCCGCGTTGGTCGCCCGCCCGATTTCCGGAGCGGGCACGGTGTTCACCTACACGGTCAACCACCATCCGTACAACCCGGAGATCCCGGTCCCCTATGTGATCGCCATCGTCGAGCTGGCCGAACAAGCCGGGCTTCGGGTCGCCGCCAATATCGTTGACTGCGAACCGGATTCGGTGACGTGCGGGATGCCGGTCAGCATCAAGCCGGAGAAGGGCGCGGGCGGCGCGCCGTTGTTCGCACCGGCGGCCGGCTGATCAGCGCTTGCGGGCGGTCACCAGCAAGTACTCCCACTCCATCGTCGAGGACCCGGCCAAGTATCGGTCGCCCAGCTCGGCCAGCTGCGTGTCCAACGCGGCAACACGCTCAGGCTGGTCTGCGATACCTCGGTACGCGGCGAGCGTCGGCCCGTAATTCGCCTTGAAGAAGTCCCGGAAAGCTGCCCCATCGGCAAAGCAATCCACTTGCAGCACACGGCGTTCCGCGCTGAACTCGACGACGCGGTCTGACAGCAGCGCACGCACGTAATCGGACTCGCCCCACATCGTCGCGGGCTGCGCACCGGGTGGTGGCGCCGCAACGTAGGGCTTCATCGTCGCGAACATCCGACCAACGAATCCTTCCGGTGTCCAGCTGATCAACCCGATCGTCCCGCCGGGGCGACAGACCCGCACCAGCTCGTCGGCGGCGCGCTGGTGGTGCGGCGCGAACATCACGCCGATGCAGGACAGCACCGCGTCGAACCCGTCGCTCTCACACGGCAGCGCTTCGGCGTTGGCCTCGAGCCACTGCAGCTTGACGCCGCGGGTCCGAGCGATCGCTTGACCGCGGTCCAACAGGTCGGGGCACAGGTCGCTGGCCACCACATCGGCGCCGGTCAGCGCCGCCGGTATCGCCACATTGCCGCTGCCCGCGGCAACGTCGAGCACCCGGTCGCCCGCGCCGATCCCACTCGCCCGCACCAGTATCGGCCCCAGCGGTGCCGCCACCGCGTCGGCCACCGCGCTGTAGTCGCCCAACGCCCACACCGCGCGATGCTTGCTTTCTTCGGCAGTGCGGTCGGCTTTCGTTGCTGCGGTCATGATGGCTTTCCCTTCTGGTCGTTGGCCACCATCGTCAAACTGTCCGATGAACCGATTCCAGTGCCAGATCTGAACCCCTCGAGGTACACAATCTGTACTAGTCAATCCCTCCGCCAGGGCGTCTACTGAACACACGTGAGGTGGAAGGTGCCCAGATGTCGAAGTATGGTCAGTTCTGTCCGGTCGCCAAGGCGATGGAATTGCTCGACGAACGATGGACACTGCTCGTCGTGCGTGAATTGCTGCAAGGCAGTGCGCATTTCAACGATCTACGGCGGGGAGTGCCGAAGATGTCCCCGGCATTGTTGTCCAAGCGGCTGAAGTCGCTCAGCCGCGCCGGTGTTGTCGAGCGTACCGATGTCGACGGCCGAACCTCGTATGCGCTGACACCCTGCGGGCGCGAACTCGCGCCGGTGGTGGATGCGCTCGGCGAGTGGGGCCTTCGTTGGATGCCCGAGATCGGAGATGACGACCTGGATCCACACCTGTTGATGTGGGATATCCATCGTTCGATCTCCATCGATGAGTGGCCGCGGGCGCGCACTGTGGTGGCGTTCCACTTCACCGAGGTGGCGCTCAAGGCCTCGCGCTGGTGGCTGATGGTGTCCGAAGGAGCCTCGGACGTCTGCGATTTCGACCCGGGGTACGAGGTCGCAGCGACGGTCGAGACGCCCTTGCGCACGCTTACCGAGTTGTGGCGCGGCGACGTCTCGTGGTCACGCGCCATGCTGAGTGGCGCAGTGACGATCCGCGGAAGCGCCGCGGTTCGCCGGGCCGTGCCGGCCTGGATCGGTCAGTCACGATTGGCGGCGGTTCCCCGCCCAGCCTGACCGTCGGGGCTAGTTGATCAGCGGGTCACGCGGCATGCCGAGAATCCGCTCGGCGATCTGATTCCGGGTGACTTCCGAGGTACCGCCGGCGATCGCCATGCCGCGCGCGCCCATGATCAGCCGGCCCGGCGCCGCTCCAGCCC
This genomic interval carries:
- a CDS encoding FadR/GntR family transcriptional regulator produces the protein MSPIPPAGGTKKLASTIARQIEADIVRRGWPVGESLGSEQALQQRYGVSRSVLREAVRLVEHHRVARMRRGPGGGLLISEPDAGPATRAVVIYLEYLGTTLADLLNARLVLEPLAASLAAERIDEAGIERLRAVLREEEHWRPGLPAPRDEFHIALAEQSKNPVLQLFIDVLMRLTTRYALRSRTDSASEAIEALDYMHHDHCEIVAAVTAGDSARAKTLSERHVEAVNAWLQEHHPGAGRAARPGHRREQADGEVPRGKLAEVLAATIGDEIGSGDWQIGSVFGTETALLQRYRVSRAVLREAVRLLEYHSVAQMRRGPGGGLVVAKPHAQASIDTIALYLQYRKPSREDLRCVRDAIEIDNVAKVVKRRAEPEVAAFLYTHRSALDGTAHAADDARQATSEELRFHHGLAQLAGNALLDLFLRIIVELFRRHWTSTGQEPPARSDVDAVEHAHSRILEAITAGDDSLARYRIRRHLDAAASWWL
- a CDS encoding thiolase family protein, with translation MTYFEKDAIVSGIGISRIGRRTGIPGRDLTMEAVRGAIADAGLAPVDIDGIATLGDTPAEEVNAELGIEAADCGSGFGTGGLLSPVMSACRAVSEKRARHVVIYRTIQMLGGTVPVKKEENAPAAPLARMFETPEGAEKPAVGAMDDVNDLVAAQAYSAANWLALNCRRHMDLYGTTKEQLGWLALNGRRNAALNPLAVYREPMTMADYLGARLVSTPFGLLDCDVPIDGSIAVVVSNAEYGPDCPHRPVRVEAIGGSDGAGGWFHRDDYPKMAMSDAAAQMWSRTELKPADLAVAQLYDGFTYLTLAWLEALGICGDGEAGPFVEGGARIARDGQLPLNTYGGQLSAGRMHGYWALHEGCLQLRGEAADRQVTQRPEVGVVSVGGGPVAGCMLLTC
- a CDS encoding Zn-ribbon domain-containing OB-fold protein, which gives rise to MSAESTSPLLIEHCSDCARWVHPATGECRECGAALVARPISGAGTVFTYTVNHHPYNPEIPVPYVIAIVELAEQAGLRVAANIVDCEPDSVTCGMPVSIKPEKGAGGAPLFAPAAG
- a CDS encoding class I SAM-dependent methyltransferase, which gives rise to MTAATKADRTAEESKHRAVWALGDYSAVADAVAAPLGPILVRASGIGAGDRVLDVAAGSGNVAIPAALTGADVVASDLCPDLLDRGQAIARTRGVKLQWLEANAEALPCESDGFDAVLSCIGVMFAPHHQRAADELVRVCRPGGTIGLISWTPEGFVGRMFATMKPYVAAPPPGAQPATMWGESDYVRALLSDRVVEFSAERRVLQVDCFADGAAFRDFFKANYGPTLAAYRGIADQPERVAALDTQLAELGDRYLAGSSTMEWEYLLVTARKR
- a CDS encoding winged helix-turn-helix transcriptional regulator; this translates as MSKYGQFCPVAKAMELLDERWTLLVVRELLQGSAHFNDLRRGVPKMSPALLSKRLKSLSRAGVVERTDVDGRTSYALTPCGRELAPVVDALGEWGLRWMPEIGDDDLDPHLLMWDIHRSISIDEWPRARTVVAFHFTEVALKASRWWLMVSEGASDVCDFDPGYEVAATVETPLRTLTELWRGDVSWSRAMLSGAVTIRGSAAVRRAVPAWIGQSRLAAVPRPA